A genomic region of Pseudomonas abietaniphila contains the following coding sequences:
- the tssK gene encoding type VI secretion system baseplate subunit TssK translates to MSWNNRVVWSEGMFIGTQHFQQHDRYLENLIDARSRPLSVGAWGFSELLLDQGLLAQGKLAIVTARGLLPDGTPFNIPQDDLAPSPLNIDDDLRDGLVYLALPLKRAGQRDTVDEGEMPGGARFVSQVREVRDDNAPFENRAPVAVGARALRLLTDKDGVDDYAAIGLVRIKEKRADRALVVDESYIPPILDVMVSKPLTAFRSELLGLLHQRGEALAGRVVASGAGGASEIADFMLLQLVNRAEPLISHLSQLSPLHPERFYSELVSLAGEFATFSMSGRRPEEFVRYQHDDLAVSFAPVMQALREALSMLMDSKATPIPIVEKAYGIHVAMLADRTLIDSASFVLVVRADMPSETLRGRFAQQSKIGSVEQIRDLVNLQLPGVNLLPLPVAPRQIPFHAGSTYYELDRGSEHWKQLANSGGFAFHIAGKFPGLNLAFWAIRG, encoded by the coding sequence ATGTCCTGGAACAATCGTGTGGTCTGGTCGGAAGGCATGTTCATCGGAACACAGCACTTTCAGCAGCATGACCGTTACCTCGAAAATCTCATCGACGCCCGCAGCCGTCCGTTGTCGGTCGGCGCATGGGGCTTTTCCGAGCTGTTGCTGGATCAAGGTCTGCTGGCTCAAGGCAAGCTGGCCATCGTGACGGCGCGTGGATTGTTGCCCGATGGCACGCCGTTCAACATTCCCCAGGACGATCTGGCCCCGAGCCCGCTGAATATCGACGACGACCTGCGCGACGGTCTGGTTTATCTGGCCTTGCCACTCAAGCGCGCAGGGCAGCGTGACACGGTCGATGAAGGTGAGATGCCTGGCGGCGCACGTTTTGTCAGTCAAGTGCGCGAAGTTCGGGACGACAACGCTCCATTTGAAAACCGTGCGCCGGTGGCGGTCGGCGCGCGAGCACTGCGTTTGTTGACCGACAAAGACGGAGTTGACGATTACGCCGCGATCGGGCTGGTACGGATCAAGGAAAAACGTGCAGACCGCGCGCTGGTTGTCGACGAGAGTTACATCCCGCCCATCCTTGATGTGATGGTCTCCAAACCGCTGACGGCCTTTCGCAGCGAGCTATTGGGGTTGCTGCATCAGCGTGGCGAAGCGTTGGCAGGGCGGGTGGTCGCCTCGGGCGCTGGCGGTGCCTCGGAAATCGCGGACTTCATGCTTTTGCAGCTGGTCAATCGTGCCGAACCCTTGATCAGTCACTTGAGCCAGCTGAGTCCATTGCACCCGGAACGGTTTTATAGCGAGCTGGTGAGCCTGGCAGGTGAGTTCGCGACGTTTTCTATGTCCGGGCGCAGGCCGGAAGAGTTCGTGCGCTACCAGCACGACGATCTTGCCGTGAGCTTTGCTCCGGTCATGCAGGCGCTACGCGAGGCCCTGTCGATGCTGATGGACAGTAAGGCCACGCCGATCCCTATCGTCGAAAAAGCCTATGGCATTCATGTCGCAATGCTTGCGGACCGCACGCTGATCGACAGCGCCAGTTTCGTGCTCGTTGTCCGTGCCGACATGCCCAGTGAGACGTTGCGCGGGCGTTTTGCTCAGCAGAGCAAGATCGGTTCCGTGGAGCAAATCCGTGATTTGGTCAACCTGCAGCTCCCTGGTGTGAACCTTTTGCCGTTACCGGTGGCCCCGCGGCAGATCCCGTTCCACGCGGGCTCTACCTACTACGAGCTCGATCGCGGCAGCGAGCACTGGAAGCAGTTGGCGAATTCCGGCGGATTTGCGTTCCACATCGCGGGCAAGTTTCCCGGTTTGAACCTGGCTTTCTGGGCCATCCGAGGATAA
- the tssJ gene encoding type VI secretion system lipoprotein TssJ: MFRRVVSVAAMALLLVACAKNTESPQPAEKASDATTVALHFDGVAGLNPGANGQPAPVRVRIYELKNTASFARADYFALAERAQATLGADLIDQDEVLVQPGQQLSLDRSLNSATRQIGLVVGYREIDQARWRTVLVVEPRQPREFRVRLDMRAVSSDASAPPTRPAQ; encoded by the coding sequence ATGTTTCGAAGAGTTGTATCGGTAGCCGCCATGGCGCTGCTACTGGTGGCCTGTGCCAAAAACACGGAATCGCCACAGCCAGCTGAAAAGGCGTCTGATGCCACCACCGTTGCGCTGCATTTCGACGGTGTTGCCGGCCTTAATCCCGGTGCCAACGGCCAGCCCGCGCCTGTGCGGGTGCGTATCTATGAGCTGAAAAACACCGCCAGTTTTGCCCGCGCCGACTATTTCGCGCTGGCTGAACGGGCGCAGGCGACGCTAGGCGCCGATCTGATTGATCAGGACGAAGTGCTGGTTCAACCGGGCCAGCAACTCAGTCTGGACCGCAGCCTCAACAGCGCTACGCGTCAGATCGGTCTGGTGGTTGGCTACCGCGAAATCGATCAGGCGCGCTGGCGCACCGTTCTGGTGGTCGAGCCACGGCAGCCCCGCGAATTCCGGGTCAGGCTCGACATGCGCGCCGTCAGCAGCGACGCCAGCGCCCCCCCAACTCGCCCCGCCCAATAG
- the tagH gene encoding type VI secretion system-associated FHA domain protein TagH, with amino-acid sequence MPLCLTIISYQKITPGQVPEKTMSHGEMAIGRGLESDWVLPDPERLVSSKHCVIQYKDDRYYLTDNSTNGVELVNAGVRLRRGNSEPLEDGEIIRMGDYEIRARIHCEIKLSDSSVAGMDSSNSFEALMGRQNKAASVPLEALSAGHFQAGVAQDTFPDLFDFLSPSSVPPATRSDHVPAERHDFRPPVPAASPEPVAQPVPVSTPGVIPEDWDLFADAPKPMSSAPVVQPPSEQVSEPANATPSTPAVERCVKEATGDQPDLLKAFLRGAGLDQLRIEPAQVQAQMESIGRSYRLMIEGLIDVLRARSSLKGELRLQQTMIRPVENNPLKFAPNVDEALLLLLRHGNQAFMPPDQAIADSFDDLRAHQLAVMAGVEAAIKALLKRFEPAELEARMGKSGALSNLFGSRQAQNWHQFTERYAQISREAEEDFQVLFGREFGRAYEEHSARLRRS; translated from the coding sequence GTGCCACTTTGTCTGACTATCATCAGTTATCAAAAGATAACTCCCGGCCAAGTACCCGAAAAAACGATGAGTCACGGGGAGATGGCAATTGGCCGCGGACTCGAAAGTGATTGGGTACTTCCAGATCCGGAACGTCTTGTTTCGTCGAAGCATTGCGTCATTCAATATAAGGACGATCGTTACTATCTGACGGATAACAGCACGAACGGCGTAGAGCTGGTGAACGCGGGTGTTCGCCTCCGTCGCGGAAACAGCGAACCCCTTGAGGATGGCGAGATTATCCGTATGGGTGACTACGAGATCCGTGCGCGAATACATTGTGAAATAAAACTCTCGGACTCGAGTGTGGCGGGTATGGATTCATCCAACAGTTTTGAGGCACTGATGGGGCGCCAGAACAAAGCTGCCTCCGTGCCTCTGGAGGCCTTGTCCGCGGGGCACTTTCAAGCGGGCGTGGCACAGGATACGTTTCCCGATTTGTTTGATTTTCTTTCGCCGTCGAGCGTGCCTCCGGCGACGCGCTCCGATCACGTTCCGGCCGAGCGTCACGATTTTCGTCCGCCCGTTCCTGCCGCATCGCCTGAGCCGGTTGCCCAGCCAGTTCCTGTTTCGACACCTGGCGTCATTCCGGAGGACTGGGACCTGTTCGCGGATGCGCCGAAGCCAATGTCTTCAGCGCCGGTCGTGCAGCCACCGTCGGAACAGGTGTCCGAACCGGCCAACGCGACACCTTCCACGCCAGCGGTTGAACGGTGCGTTAAAGAAGCGACCGGTGATCAACCCGATTTGCTCAAGGCGTTTCTGCGCGGCGCCGGACTCGATCAACTGCGTATCGAACCAGCTCAGGTACAGGCGCAAATGGAGTCCATCGGACGCAGCTATCGGCTGATGATCGAGGGGTTGATCGATGTGTTGCGAGCGCGCAGCAGTCTCAAGGGCGAGCTTCGTCTGCAGCAGACGATGATTCGGCCTGTGGAAAACAACCCCCTGAAATTCGCGCCGAATGTCGATGAGGCGCTCTTGTTGCTGCTGCGACACGGCAATCAGGCGTTCATGCCGCCCGATCAGGCCATTGCGGACAGCTTCGATGATTTGCGCGCACATCAGTTGGCGGTCATGGCCGGCGTCGAGGCTGCAATCAAGGCATTGCTCAAGCGCTTCGAACCTGCAGAGCTGGAAGCTCGCATGGGCAAGTCCGGCGCATTGTCCAACCTGTTCGGTTCACGACAGGCGCAGAACTGGCACCAGTTCACGGAACGCTACGCACAGATTTCCCGCGAAGCCGAAGAGGACTTTCAAGTCTTGTTCGGTCGCGAATTTGGCCGTGCCTACGAAGAACACAGCGCACGGTTACGCCGCTCCTGA